The Arachis hypogaea cultivar Tifrunner chromosome 14, arahy.Tifrunner.gnm2.J5K5, whole genome shotgun sequence genome has a segment encoding these proteins:
- the LOC112741431 gene encoding ADP,ATP carrier protein ER-ANT1, with product MVKSSQYERFSKDFVMGGVAAIISKSAVAPIERVKLLLQNQAEIIKRGQLKKPYMGVCDGFKRVFAEEGVIAFWRGNQANVIRYFPTQAFNFAFKGYFKSIFGQSKERDGYIKWFAGNVASGSAAGATTSLLLYHLDYARTRLGTDALECRATGQRQFKGLVDVYRKTLLSDGVVGLYRGFGVSIVGITMYRGMYFGIYDTVKPIILVGPFEGNFFASFFLGWSITTSAGVCAYPFDTLRRRMMLTSGQPNKYYNARHAFREIIRQEGFLALFRGVTANMLLGVAGAGVLAGYDQLNCFSSRH from the exons ATGGTGAAATCATCACAATATGAAAGATTCTCAAAGGATTTTGTAATGGGAGGGGTAGCAGCAATCATATCGAAGAGTGCCGTGGCACCAATCGAGAGAGTGAAACTTCTATTGCAAAACCAAGCTGAAATTATTAAAAGAGGGCAACTCAAGAAACCATACATGGGTGTGTGTGATGGATTTAAGAGGGTGTTTGCAGAAGAGGGTGTCATTGCCTTTTGGAGAGGTAACCAGGCCAATGTCATCCGATACTTCCCTACACAG GCTTTCAATTTTGCATTCAAAGGTTACTTCAAAAGCATTTTTGGGCAATCCAAAGAGAGAGATGGGTACATTAAGTGGTTTGCTGGAAATGTGGCTTCAGGAAGTGCCGCGGGAGCAACTACTTCACTGCTTCTTTATCATTTAGATTATGCACGAACACGATTGGGCACTGATGCATTGGAGTGCCGTGCTACCGGTCAGCGCCAGTTTAAGGGGCTAGTTGATGTGTACCGTAAAACCTTGTTAAGTGATGGAGTTGTTGGCTTGTACAGGGGATTTGGGGTGTCAATAGTGGGAATCACAATGTATCGAGGGATGTATTTCGGGATTTATGACACCGTGAAGCCTATCATTTTAGTTGGGCCTTTCGAG GGAAATTTCTTTGCTAGTTTCTTCTTAGGTTGGAGCATTACAACATCAGCTGGGGTTTGTGCATACCCGTTCGACACACTGCGTCGGAGAATGATGCTAACATCTGGACAACCAAACAAGTATTATAACGCAAGGCATGCATTTCGTGAGATTATTCGTCAAGAGGGTTTTTTAGCTCTATTCCGAGGTGTTACCGCAAATATGCTTCTTGGTGTCGCAGGAGCTGGGGTGCTTGCTGGATATGATCAGCTCAACTGCTTCTCATCTAGGCACTAG